TCTCCAGATCCAGATCGATCACCAGCAGCTGCCTGTTGACCCCCACCTGGGGGGCGGCCAGGCCGATGCCGCGGGCGGCGTACATGCTCAGCAGCATGTTCCGGGCCAGCTCCCGCACCGACTCATCCACCTTGCTGATGCGCTTGGCGGGCGCGCGCAGGGACTGCTCCCCCAGGGTGTGAATGCGCAGGGGCGGGCTGTCGAGGGGTTCCTTGGACACCTGCACGCCCCGGTTGGTCTGCTCCGCGGTGCGGGCCATCTGGGCGAAGAGGCTGGCCACGACACCACCTGAAACGATGGATCGATTGTAGGAGCCGTGCCGGAGGGCCAGTTGAGCGACGGGCGCAAGCCACGGGCGGCCCCCAGCGCCGGGATCCGGCCGCTGCCCATCGAGCTGGCGGTGGGCCTGACCCCGGCGCTGAAGGAACCCCACTGGCTCCAGGGCCGGCTGTTCTGGCTGGAGCAGCGACCCCAGGAGCAGGGCCGCACCACCCTGCTTGTGCGCCAGCGCCCCGATGCCGAGGCGGTGGAGCTGACACCGGGACCCTGGAACCTGCGCAGCCGCGTGCATGACTACGGCGGCGGGGTCTATGCCCTCGGTGAGTGGCACGGGGCCAGCAAGGAACCGGAACGTCTGGCGGAGCCCCTGGCGGTGTTCGTCCACGACGGCGACCGCTGCCTCTGGCGTCTTGACCTGGGCCCAACCCTCGCCGGCGGCCCAGGCAAGGCCGAGGGCCATGCGCCACCGGAACCCCAGCGACTCACCCAACCGGGTGCGCGCGCCTTCGCCGATGGCCTGATCGATGGCGCCCGCCGGCGCTGGATCGGGGTGATGGAAGAAGGCGGCCGCGACCAGCTGGTGGCGGTGGACCTGGCGGGGGGGGAACCGGTGCGGCTGCACACCCCTGCCGATTTCTGCGGCTACGCCGCCCTCAGCCCCTCCGGCCGGCACCTGGTGTGGGTGGAGTGGCAGCAGCCGTTCATGCCCTGGGAGCGCAGCCAGCTGTGGTTGGGCCGACTGGAGGCCAGCGGCGCCCTGGTGGAGGCCCGGGTGATCGCCGGATCGGGGGAAGCAGACCGCCATGGGATCTCCGTGTTCCAACCCCTGTGGCTGCCGAACGGGGATCTGGTGGTGGCCAACGACCGCAGCGGCTGGTGGAACCTGGAGCGCCTGGCGGGGGCTGATGGGCTGAAGGCCGCCGACCGGCTGGAGACGGTCCCCACCATCTGGCAGCCGCTGCTGGAGGTGGAGGCCGAATTCGCCATGCCCCAGTGGGTCTACGGCATGGCCACCACCGCCTGGGACGGGGAGCAGCTGGTGGCGGCCGCCTGCAGGCAGGGCCGCTGGGAGCTGGGACGGATCGTCCTTCCTGAAGCCCCTGGAGCCAGCGGCCGCTGGCAGCCCCTGGAGCTGCCCTTCGACGATCTGGCCCATGTGGTCGCCGAAGGCGGTCGGCTGGCCTGCATCGCCAGTGGTCCCACGGCGGGCCAGGGACTGCTGGCGCTGGAGCTGGCCACGGGCCGCTGGAGCCATCGGCCTGCCGGTGCGAAGCCCCTGCCGGCGGAACTGATCAGCCCACCCGAGCCCCTCTGGTTCGCGGGCTACGGCAACGCGCCCACCCACGCCTGGTACCACCCGCCCCTCGGGGGCGCGCATTCAGGCTCGCCCCTGCTGGTGAAGGGGCACAGCGGCCCCACGGCCATGGCGCGCACGGGCCTGAACCCCGTGATCCCCTACTGGACGTCGCGGGGGTGGGGAGTGGTGGATGTAAACTACGGCGGCTCCACGGGCTTCGGGCGCGCCTACCGCGAGCGGCTCGATGGCCAATGGGGCGTGGTGGATGTGGTCGACTGCGCCGCCGCCGCCTTGGCCCTGGTGGCAGCCGGCAAGGCGGACCCGGAGCGGATCGCGATCGAGGGGGGCAGCGCCGCGGGCTTCACGGTGCTGGCGGCCCTCTGCTTCACCGACGTGTTCCGCGCCGGCGCCTGCCGCTACGCCGTGGCCGATCTGGCGGCGATGGCCGAAGACACCCACCGCTTCGAGGCGCGCTACCTGGATGGGCTTGTGGGACCCTGGCCCGCGGCCAGGGAGCTCTATGCGCAACGTTCACCCCTGGAGCACGCCGGCCGGATCCGCTGCCCGGTGATCTTCTTCCAGGGCCTCGACGACCAGGTGGTGCCACCCGAGCAGACCGAGCGCATGGCCACCGCTTTGCGGGCCAACGGCATCGAGGCGGAGGTGCACCTGTTCCCCGGGGAGGGCCACGGCTTCCGCAGCGGAGCGGTGCAACGCCAGGTGCTGGAGGCCAGCGAAGCCTTCTTCCGCCGCCAGTTCGGCCTCCCCGCTCTCCCATGAACGATCTCGCCCCCATGCTCCTGGCGGCCTGGCAGACCTGGGGAGCCACCGTGCTGGTGGCGGTGGCGGGCCTGGCCGTGCTGCTGGCTCTGGGGCGACTGCTCGGCAACGCCCTGGGGCTGCACCTGCTGGGCATCCCCGAAGCTCTGCTGGCCGGGGCGATCGGACTGGCGGTGGCACCCACGGGCCTGGTGCCGCTGGTGCCCGAACCGGTGATCGCCCTGTGGTCGGAGCTGCCCACGGCGCTGCTGACGCTGGTGTTCGCCTGCCTGCTGCTGGGCAAGCCGCTGCCGAACCCGGCGGGGTTGTGGCGGCCGCTATCGGCGCAGGTGCTGATGGCGCTCACCCTCGCCTTCGGCCAGTACCTGGTAGCCGGGCTGGTGGTTCTGCTGCTGCTGCAACCCTGGCTGGGGGTGAGTCCGCTGATGGCCTGCCTCATTGAGGTGGCCTACGAGGGCGGCCACGGCTCAGCCGCGGCGATGGGGCCGATCTACGCCGATCTGGGCTTCCCGGGGGGCGAGGCCCTGGGGCTGGCGCTCTCCACGGTGGGGCTCCTGGCGGCCACGTTGGTAGGCGGGCTGGTGGTTGTCTTGGGGCGCGCCCGAGGCTGGCTGCTGGCAGACCGGCAGGAGCCTGTGGTCGTTCCGGTCTCGAACGACCTACCGGCAGAGGCTGCTGCGATCGCCAAGCCATCAGCTCAGGCTGTGTCCAGCCCCGGCAGCGCCGAGCGCTGGGCGGTGAACCTGGCCCTGACCGGGGTGGCGGTGGTGATGGGCTACCTGCTCTGGACCTCCCTGGGCTTGGTGGCGGATCAGCTGGGGGGTGGGTTCAAGCTGGTGATCGATGCCCTGCCGGTGTTCCCGCTGGCCCTGGCGGGTTCGCTGCTGGTGCGGTTGGTGCTGGAGAAGACCGGCAAGGGGCACTGGACCTCGGCGCCGATTCAGAGCCTGGTGAGCACCCTGGCGGCGGATCTGCTGATCACAGCGGCCACCGCCTGCCTGGATCTTTCACTCTTGCGGCACGACTGGCTACCTCTGACCGTGCTGGCGACGGTGGGGCTGGCCTGGAATCTGGGGGTGCTGCTGCTGCTGGCGCCAAGGATCCTGCCGGCCCCCTGGTTTGAGCGCGGGATTGTGGAGTTCGGCCAGGGCACGGGGGTGGCCGCCAGCGGATTGCTGTTGCTGCGCATGGCCGACCCCGCCGATGACTCCGACGCTCTGCCAGCGTTCTCGATCAAGCAGCTGATCCTGCAGCCCCTGATCGCCGGCGGTGTGATCACGGTGGGCGCACCGCTGGCGGTGATGAGCATCGGGCTGCCAGCCTGGACGGCGCTCTGCCTGGTGCTGGTGGTGACTTGGATCAGCCTGGGGCTGTGGCTGGCCCGCCGCTAGCGCTAACGCACCATGGCCGCCACGTTGCCGCCGTCGACCGTGAGCAGGGCGCCGGTGGTGCGTTCCATCCGCGCCAAAGCCACGAAGGCCTCAGCCACATCGCTGGCGCGCACCTCCTGGCCGAGCAGATTGCCGCCCATGTAGTCCGCCTCCGTGAGACCCCTGGCGGCGGCGCGCTCCTGGATCATGGTGTCGTCGAGCAGGCCGGAGCGGATGCGATCGGCGTTGAGGCCGTTGGCGCGGATCCCCTTGGGGCCACCCTCGAGGGCGTATTGGCGCATGAGGGCCAGCAGGGCCGCCTTGGCGATGCCGTAGGCGCCGAACGCGGGGCCGGGGTTGAGGGCCTGCTTGGAGACATTGAACAAGAGCTGGCCGCCGAAGCCCTGGTCTTCGAACACCGCCACCGCCGCCTGGGCCACGTGCTGGTGGGCGAAAAAGTTGAGCTCGAAGCTGGCGCGCAGGTCGCTGTCAGGGAGCTGGGCGATCGGGCCACTCCAGGCGGCCCCGGCGTTGGAAACGACGATGTCGAGGCCACCGAAGTGGGCGCAGGCGGCGGCGAAGGCGGCGCGCACCGCCAACGGATTGGTGACATCACACCCCAGGCCCAGGGCCAGCGGCCCGCAGGCGGCCGCCGTGGCCCCTGCCCCTTCGCCATCGAGGTCGAGCACCACCAGATCGGCCCCGTGGGCCGCGAAGGCCCGGGCGGTGGCGGCGCCGATGCCGCCGGCCCCGCCGGTGACCAGCACCACCTGACGGGCCAAGGGTTTTTCGGAGCCCTTGCCTAGCTTGGCCTGCTCCAGGCTCCAGTACTCCATGTCGAAGGTGTCGTCTTCGCCCACGGGCCGAAAGGAGCCAAGGGCTTCGGCGGCCAGCAGGGTGGCGGCCCAGGCGCCGGCGATGTCGGCGGTGACAGAAGCGGCGGCGGCGCTGGCCCCCACCCCAATCAGGCCCAGCCCCGGCAGGGCCAGCACCCGGGGCAGGGGATCAAGGGGCTTTTTGATCCCGCCGACGCGGGCGTTCTGGCGCGCGAAGTAGGCCTGGTAGTCGGGGATGTAAGCCGCCAGGGCCCGCTCTGCGGCGGCGGCCCAGGCAGTTAAGGCCTCGGCGTCGCCGGCGGGCGGTGCGGGCGGCAGCACCAGGGGGCGGGCCTTGGTGCGGATCACGTGGTCGGGGGTGGCAACGCCCCGGGTGGCCCAGTCAGCCAGGCGCTGGTCGTTGACCACAGCGAGGGCGGGCCCATCGGCGCGCAGATCCAACAGCCAGTGGGAGCGGAGGCCTGCGGCGCCGGCGGCCCGGCCCAGGGCCCCGCGCAACAACGGCAGCAACGCCGCCGCAGGAGCGGCGGGGCTCAGCAGGGGAAGCGGCTGGAACGAGCGCTCCACCTGGCCCAGGGCGCGTTCGGCCTCCCCCACCAGCGCAATCATCCGCTCGTAGCTCTGCTTGGCCGTGGATCCAAAGGAGAAGAGGCCGTGCTGCAGCAGCACCATCCCCTCCAGCTCCAGGCCCTGCTCAGCAGCCCGGGCCGCGGCCGCCTCATAGGCCTCCGCGGCCGCCTTGGCCAGGGCAAAACCGGGCATCACATAGGGCACGATCGCCACCCGATCGCCGTAGATCCGGCGGCAGACCGCTTCGGCGTCGGGCTGATCCGCCAGCGCCAGCAGGGCGATCGAGTGGGTGTGGTCCACGAAAGGATGGGGCAGGAAGGCGTGCAGCAGCGCCTCCACCGAGGGGTTGGGGGCAGCCGGGTCGATCAGGTTCTGGCGCTGGGCCGCCACCATGTCCTCATCGCTCAAAGCCGCCAAGGCGCGCAGGGCGAGCAACGGCTCCAGGCGCACGGCGGGATGGCCGGGGGGCTCGATCGTGGCGAGGTCCCAGCCGGAGCCTTTGACGCACAGCACCGGAATCGATTCCCCCAGCAGCCCCGAGACGCTCGTTTTCACCGAGGTGTTGCCGCCGCCGTGCAGCACCAGCTCCGGATCGGACCCCAGCAGCCGCGCCGTGAAGGTGCGCAGCGCCAGGGCCTCGGAAATTCCGGAGGCGCCATAGCGCTCAACGGCCGCAGCGGCGCCGGCGTCCGACCAGCGGTTACGGGCGGGCATGGGCGCAGGGGTGCGGTGGTGGCGCCTGGAGGCTACGGGGGGCGGGGGCAATGAAGAGCCGGGAATCAGACGCAGCCGTGCCGTGGGAACACTGAAGCGACGACGACGCCCTTGGGATGACGACAAACCGGCCGCCCCGGCTGATGGAGCGGTACAGACAGGAACTTGTGGTGCGTCACTACGCCAGGCGCACGGTGAAGACCTACGAGCAATGGCTGAGACGCTTCCTGCATTTTCACCAGATGCGCCATCCGCGCGAGATGGGCAGCGCCGAGGTGAAAGCCTTCCTCACCCATCTGGCGGTCGATCTGCAGGTGAGCGCGTCGACGCAGAACCAGGCATTGGCAGCACTGTTGTTCCTGTACCGCGTGCTGCTGGAGAGAGATGTGGAACTTGATGGCGTGGCACGGGCGCGAACGAAACAACGTCTACCGGTGGTGCTCACCGTGGAAGAAGTACGCGCCGTGCTGAGACGGCTCAGCGGCGCTGAGGCACTGGTAGCGGGACTCCTGTATGGCAGCGGACTGAGGCTGCAGGAGGCGCTGCGCCTTCGCGTTCATGATCTGGATTTTGGGCGCCATGAACTGATGGTGCGCTCCGGCAAGGGTGACAAGGATCGCAGAGCGCTCCTGCCATCAAGCCAGACTGCTGCCCTTTGGCAGCACCTGAATGGCTTGCGCCAGATTCACCAGGCCGATCTTGCCTCAGGCTGGGGCCGAGTTCTTCTGCCCCATGCTCTGGCCAGAAAGTATCCCAACGCACCAGTGGAATGGGGCTGGCATTGGGTGTTCCCGCAGCACAAGCGCTGGCGCGATCCAGCCACAGGCCAGGAAGGTCGACATCACCTGGATCCTTCGTTGATCCAGAAAGCAGTCCGGCGGGATGTAATGGCGGCGGGCATCAGCAAACCAGCTACATGCCACACCCTCCGCCATTCATTCGCGACCCACCTTCTCGAACGCGGGCAGGACATCCGCACGATCCAGGAATTACTCGGTCACAGCGACGTGAGGACCACCATGATCTACACCCATGTACTGAACCACGGCACACTCGGCGTTCGAAGCCCGGCTGATCTTCTGTAACCTGACGAACAGTTGGTTCTCAGACCCGGCTAAAGGTCAGAACAAGCCGCGAAGGCCCCTGTGATCGGTAGGCCTGAAAGGGATCTAAGCTCCTACAGGGCAGGGCACTATGGTTTTATGCGGTTGAATAGGGAGCATGTAGAAGGGACCAAGGACCCGCCCAATTATTGTTGGGCATTCCTCTAAACCTCAGTAAGCCCGCTCGACACGTGAGGTTGCAAAGCCCCAAAGCATCGCGATAATGCAAGAGCAATAGCGCAGTTCGTACGATCATGTTGTCCAAGGCTGATCAATTCCCTTGCCATCCATAATGAAGAGAACCAATTATGTCCTCATAGATTACGAGAGTGTTCAACCCAGCCAGCTTGAGCTGTTAAATAGAGATGGCTTTGTCGCCTATGTCTTTGTGGGAAAGGTGCAGACAAGACTCTCATTTGAGACCGTGTCTGCTATTCAAGACCTTGGTGAGCGCGCAAAGTACATAAAGATCTCCGGTGCGGGGCCCAACGCCCTTGACTTTCATATTGCATTTTACATAGGACAAATTGGCGCAACCGATGCAGATGCTTTCTTTCATATCATATCTAAGGATAAGGGTTTTGATCCGCTAATTGAGCACTTAAGGGAGCGAAAGGTGTTTGCGGTCCGGAGCGAGACGATTGGCGAAATTCCCATTATTCGAGCATCAACGGCAAAGACCCCGAAGGAACGCATGGGGCTGGTTGTTGATCGATTAAAATCCGGAAACTCAAGACCTCGGACGCTGGCTTCTCTAAGCTCTTCAATAGACGCTATCCTCTTCAAGCAGGTTGGGGAGCCAGACGTACAAGCCGTGATTGACCAGATGGTCAAGGCTGGATTCGTTACACTGACGGATGAAAAGGTTTCATACAAGCTCATCATGGATTCCTAATACTGCGATCCACCTAAGTCGCCTCCATCAGAAGTCCTGTTTCAGCATTTACTCCTTGCGGCCAGGTGATCGCGAACGTTCGAAGGATGTGGCGACCTTGAAGGGCCCCAGCAAGGCAGCGTTGCGTCGCCGTAGCCAACAGGCTACAGTTGGTGGATGGTTGAGGTCCGCCAGACAGAGCGGTTCGTCCGATGGCTTGCGGGTCTCCGTGATCTGAGAGCCCGGGCGAAGGTTCAGGCCAGGATCGAGCGCCTCATCGGCGGCAATCCTGGTGACGTCAAGCCCGTTGGGGCTGGCGTGTCGGAATTGCGGATCAACTACGGCCCTGGATACAGGGTCTACTACCTGCAGAAGGGAACCGAGTTGATCATCCTTTTGGCTGGCGGAGACAAGAGCTCACAAGCCAAGGACATTGATGAGGCTCTTCTGTTGGCAGACAACCTGACAGAGGAGACCTGATGAAAACCACGACCATCCCGTACGACGTTGCCGAGCAACTCCGAACACCTGAGGAGATGGCGGCCTACCTGGAAGCCTGCATCGAGGAGGCGGATGGAGATGCTGCCTTCATTGCCAAGGCCCTGGGCGATATTGCACGGGCCCAGGGGATGACCCAGGTGGCCAGAGACTCAGGACTTTCCCGGGAGAGCCTCTACAAGGCTTTGTCTGGAGAGCGCAGCCCTAGCTTTGACACCATCCTGAAGGTGGTCACGGCTCTGGGTCTGAAGTTGAGCGCGAGTGTGAGAAGCGAAGAGGAGCTGACTTGAGCTCTGCTGGCGATGCAAAGGTCCGCAATGGTTGCCTGTTGAGAAGCGACACCTTCGAAAAAGCGTTAGGCCCACCTGAAGACTGCTTGTTTAGTCGAAGTTGACGGCCGGACTTTCCGTAGCTACGATAAAGCGTGCAGTTCGATTTCGACCCTGGCAAGGACGCGACCAACCTGAGCAAGCACGGCCTCTCCTTGGCGGCCGCAGCTTAGCTCAGCTGGGATGCAGCACTCGTCTGGATTGATGACCGGGCTGACTATGGAGAAGTAACGATGATTGCCTTGGCTCCAATTGGAGACATACTCTTATTTGTAGCCTTTGTAGAACGCGAGCCAGCAAGGAGAATTATTAGCCTACGCAGAGCCAATTGCCGTGAGGTCAATCACTATGTCAGAGCCATTAAGGAAGGTCAACCTGAAGATGCCGACACTTGAGGAGGATCAGTTGATTACAGAGGCAGCGGAATCAGATCCTGATGCCCTTCCGCTTACAGACGAACAGATGAGCGCGATGGTCCCCATGCGAGTGCTGCGCGGCCGTCCAAAGTTGGCATATAAAAAGCAGCTGGTTTCAATCCGATATAGTCCTGAAGTTATTGACTATTTCAGAGCTTCTGGAGCTGGCTGGCAAGCCCGTATGGATGCTGTGCTTAAGGAATATGTCGAAGCTCACGCCACTGTCGATGCGAAGGGTGCCTAACATCAAGATTCAGAAGACGTGACCGGAGGCTGTCTCCTTTGCCAAAGCGACTGCCCGCTTCTGATCTTGAGCGTTAGGCGGTCAGCAACCCCACATCACAATCCGTCACCCAGGATTGTTCCTACTACCAGTGATCGCCGCCTATTAATGCCTGAAAGGCTGATCTCATGCAAGCTCACTTTGCCGTCAAAAGCGCCATAGGACCACAGAGGCCATCGTTGCAAGCGCCCCGCTCGTGTGACATCGATCACAACGGACCGTGTCATTCGTCTGCGGTGTCTGGCATGGCTGCGCCTAGCTTTCGCTGGAAAGGTGCCGATCGGATCAGCAGATCAACCAGCAGAGAATGGCGCGTCGATGGTTGGCTTTGCTGTCGCTGCTTCTGGGGCTTGCCTTGATCCTCGGGCTTGCCCTTGCGGTCAACGGGCGTTCACACCAGCGCGAGTACTGGATTCAAGCGGAGGAGATCCTCTGGGACTACGCCCCCTCCTATCCCATCAACAGGATGATGGGGATGCCCTTCAGAGCTGAGGAGAACACCTTCGTTGAGCGACGAGCCGGGCGGATCGGCCGGGTCTACCGCAAGGCGGTCTTCCGCTCCTACAGCGCTGGCTACGGCGCAATTCTTGACGGCCCCAGGGGAGTGCAAGAAGCCGAACCTGGTGCTGATGCATCGCCTCTGCGCAGGCCAGGATCCCGTGAGGAGCACCTGGGGAACCTTGGCCCGATCCTGCGCGCGGAGGTTGGGGACACCCTCGTTGTTCATCTGCGGAATCAAACCCGCTTCCCGGTGAGCCTTCATCCCCACGGTGTTCTCTACGACAAGGCCAGCGAAGGTTCGCCCTATGCCGATGGGTCTTCGCCAAAAGATCGTACGGATGATGACGTGCCACCAGGTGCTTCCCACACCTACCAATGGCAGGTTCCAGAGCGCGCCGGCCCTGGGCCCGCTGATCCAGATTCCATCGTGTGGCCCTACCACTCCCACGTCAACGAAGTGGCCGACACCAGCGCCGGATTGGTGGGACCGATCATCATTCACAGGAAAGGCCAGCTGGATGAGAATCGCAGGCTTCCCAAGGGAGTGGATCATGAATTCGTGGGGCTTTACGCCATCACCGATGAAAACCAGAGCCTGTTCCTAGATTCCAATATTGCTGAGTTCATCAACAACGAATCCATCGACCGCAGCGATGAGGAGTTCATCGAAAGCAACCTCATGCATGGCATCAATGGCTTCGTCTATGCGGATCTTCCTGGACTCACCATGCGGCAGGGCGAGCATGTTCGCTGGTATCTGCTGGCGATGGGAACGGAAACGGACCTCCACACGCCCCACTGGCATGGCTCAACACTGCTGGAGAATGGCCGGCGCATCGACACCACCGACATCTTCCCCGCCACGAGCCGAACCCTGGACATGGTCCCTGATGTGCCCGGGGTGTGGATGATGCACTGCCATGTGAACGATCACATGGTGGCGGGGATGCAGGCCCTGTTCCGAGTGGATCCCCGCTGACGCTGAACCGAGCCATTGCCTCTCCGGCGTCCTGATCCAGTTCAGCCATCAGGTCTGCCTGATTCCCCAGCCCGCCGTGTTGAATTTCGCCTACGGCTCCAACATGCTCGTTCGACGTCTGCGGGAGCGCGTCCCCTCGGCGATGCCCCTGGGGCGGGCCGTGCTCCGGGGCTACGAGTTGCGCTGGCACAAGCGCGGCAAGGACGGCTCCGGGAAGTGCGATGTGTGGGCCACGGACCGGGCGGAGGCGCAGGTCCATGGTGTGCTCTTTGAACTGGCCGCCACCGAGAAGCCACGGCTGGATCACGCCGAGGGGCTTGGCGTCGGCTACGACGACCAGGTGATCGAGGTGACATGCAACGGCCACATCCTCCAGGCCCAGGTGTATGTCGCCACCCCCACCCACATCGACCCTTCGATCCAACCATTCAGCTGGTATCGAGCGCTCGTGCTCGCCGGCGCCCGCGAACACAGGCTGCCACCCGCCTACATCCAAGGGATTGAGGCCGTTGCCGCCATCCACGACCCGGACCCTGAGCGGCAGGCCATCCATGACGCCCTGATCCGGGCCGCTCAACCCTGGCTGGAGGCCGACCTGCCTTGATGGGCACCACCCCAAGGCACCGGCCTACCTGCGGCAAACCTGAGCCCTAGTCTCCGGCCATGGGAGGCCCGCCATGAAACCGAGCCCAGCGGCGAACGCCGCACCGTCGGGCCAACTGCTCTCGATCCTCGGGGTGGGCTTCGGCATCGCCGGGGCGGTGGGGGGCTCGATCGGCGCCGGCATCCTGCGCACCCCCGGTCTGGTGGCCGCCCAGCTGGGCAACGGACCATTGATCCTCGCTGCCTGGGCGCTCGGGGGGCTCTATGTGCTGCTCGGGGCCCTGGCCGTGGCGGAGCTGGGGGCAGCGATGCCCCGGGCCGGTGGCTGGACGATCTACGCCCGCCGCGCCCTGGGGGATCAGGCCGGCTTCGCCGTTGGCTGGATCGACTGGATCGGCCATTGCGCTGGCCTGGCCTGGGTGGTGGTCACCATCGGTGCCTACACCACCGCCCTGATCCCCTCCATCCCCCTCCATGGCACCGGCATCGCCCTGGTGGTGCTGTTGCTCTTTGCCCTGATCCAGCTGATCGGCCTGGAGGCCGGCCGGCTCAGCCAGGAGCTGCTCAGCCTTGTGAAGGCCCTCGCCTTCCTGGCCCTGATCAGCGCCTGCCTGCTGCTCAGCCCGGGCCATGGCCCCGAGCTGGCCGGGGCCGGTGGGCCGTCGCCACCGGCGGGCGCAACAGCCCTGGTGGTGGCGGCGGTGTTCGCCCTGCAGGCCGTGATCACCACCTACGACGGCTGGCAGAGTCCGATTTACTTCGCTGAAGAATTCAACGAACCCGCCCAGGACCTGCCCCGCTCGGTGATCGGCGGGCTGCTGGTGGTGATCGCTCTGGTCCTGCTGGTGAACCTGGCCCTGCTGAAGGTGTTGCCGATCGCGGAGCTGGCCGGCTCCGATCTGCCCCTGGCCGATGCCGCCAGAACCCTGTTCGGGCCGCTCAGCGGCCGGGTGATCCTGGTGCTGGCGCTGATCTCCTCCCTGGGCCTGGTGAACACCTCAATCATGTGTGCGCCCCGCATCCTGTTCGGCCTCAGCCGCGACGGGCTGTTCCTCGGCGCCTTCGCCCAGGTGCGCCCCAGCGGCACCCCCGTCAACGCCCTGATCGCCACCACCCTGCTGACGGGCCTGCTGGTGCTGTTCGCTGATTTCGAGCGCCTGCTGGGGGTGGCGGCGCTGCTCTACGTGCTCCTGTATCTGGCCGGCATGGTCTCGATGCTGGTGCTGCGCTGGAAGGAGCCTGAACTGCCGCGGCCCTTCAAGGCCCCGGGCGGGATCTGGGCCGCCGCCATCGTGGCCCTGGGCTCGATGGCCTTCCTGGTGGCCGCCTCCTTGAGCGACACCACCAACAGCCTGCTGGCCCTGGCACTGATCGCCCTGAGCCTGCCGCTGCAGTGGGCCCAGCGGCGCTGGGGCTCGGCGGCCCCCGGCCAGGGGGCCTGAGCGGTGAAGCCCGACGCCCACCCAGCCATCGACGCCGGCACGCTGCACCGGCTCACGGCCTTCAGCGACGACCCGG
This sequence is a window from Cyanobium sp. ATX 6F1. Protein-coding genes within it:
- a CDS encoding multicopper oxidase domain-containing protein; translation: MALLSLLLGLALILGLALAVNGRSHQREYWIQAEEILWDYAPSYPINRMMGMPFRAEENTFVERRAGRIGRVYRKAVFRSYSAGYGAILDGPRGVQEAEPGADASPLRRPGSREEHLGNLGPILRAEVGDTLVVHLRNQTRFPVSLHPHGVLYDKASEGSPYADGSSPKDRTDDDVPPGASHTYQWQVPERAGPGPADPDSIVWPYHSHVNEVADTSAGLVGPIIIHRKGQLDENRRLPKGVDHEFVGLYAITDENQSLFLDSNIAEFINNESIDRSDEEFIESNLMHGINGFVYADLPGLTMRQGEHVRWYLLAMGTETDLHTPHWHGSTLLENGRRIDTTDIFPATSRTLDMVPDVPGVWMMHCHVNDHMVAGMQALFRVDPR
- a CDS encoding gamma-glutamylcyclotransferase family protein — its product is MLNFAYGSNMLVRRLRERVPSAMPLGRAVLRGYELRWHKRGKDGSGKCDVWATDRAEAQVHGVLFELAATEKPRLDHAEGLGVGYDDQVIEVTCNGHILQAQVYVATPTHIDPSIQPFSWYRALVLAGAREHRLPPAYIQGIEAVAAIHDPDPERQAIHDALIRAAQPWLEADLP
- a CDS encoding APC family permease translates to MKPSPAANAAPSGQLLSILGVGFGIAGAVGGSIGAGILRTPGLVAAQLGNGPLILAAWALGGLYVLLGALAVAELGAAMPRAGGWTIYARRALGDQAGFAVGWIDWIGHCAGLAWVVVTIGAYTTALIPSIPLHGTGIALVVLLLFALIQLIGLEAGRLSQELLSLVKALAFLALISACLLLSPGHGPELAGAGGPSPPAGATALVVAAVFALQAVITTYDGWQSPIYFAEEFNEPAQDLPRSVIGGLLVVIALVLLVNLALLKVLPIAELAGSDLPLADAARTLFGPLSGRVILVLALISSLGLVNTSIMCAPRILFGLSRDGLFLGAFAQVRPSGTPVNALIATTLLTGLLVLFADFERLLGVAALLYVLLYLAGMVSMLVLRWKEPELPRPFKAPGGIWAAAIVALGSMAFLVAASLSDTTNSLLALALIALSLPLQWAQRRWGSAAPGQGA